The following proteins are encoded in a genomic region of Desulfosoma sp.:
- a CDS encoding glycosyltransferase family 1 protein codes for MRILVDAIPLLGLMTGIGRYLRSLYGAMKTDEGCRDIQVDFFDGRKIYDSMPQAAEPSRWARYIGTLWKLPDPAVFTLRCLHWLGYENRLQRLCHKKPYDIYHEASFTPAALSTVPQVFSLCDLSLLRYPETHPRERVWFFKHFWRRKMGYATHIMTLSEYTRKETCEILRWPENRVTAVPLAPAEVFRPRPREHVAATCRALGLPEDYLLFVGSLEPRKNIGLVIEALERCRFAIPLVLVGWEAWGEKRWLEAARSKGLEKRIMIVGYVDDETLARLYSGATALVYPSLYEGFGLPILEAMACGCPVICSNVSSMPEVAGDAARLIDPFDAEDLAAAIDEVTDSSAYRAHLSQKGLRRAAAFSWTQTARKTLAVFRKVLEKNRVS; via the coding sequence ATGAGAATACTTGTTGACGCAATTCCACTTCTTGGCCTGATGACGGGTATCGGCCGTTACCTGAGAAGCCTCTATGGAGCCATGAAAACTGATGAGGGTTGTCGCGACATTCAGGTGGATTTCTTCGATGGAAGGAAAATATACGATTCCATGCCGCAGGCCGCGGAACCATCAAGATGGGCCCGATACATAGGCACTCTGTGGAAGCTTCCGGACCCGGCGGTTTTCACCCTTCGTTGTCTTCATTGGCTTGGGTACGAAAATAGATTGCAGCGCCTCTGCCACAAGAAGCCCTACGACATCTATCATGAAGCTTCCTTTACCCCTGCGGCCTTATCGACCGTGCCCCAGGTGTTCAGCCTGTGCGATCTCTCCCTGCTTCGGTATCCAGAAACACATCCAAGGGAACGAGTGTGGTTTTTCAAGCACTTTTGGCGACGAAAAATGGGATATGCAACACACATTATGACTCTTTCCGAATACACACGCAAAGAAACCTGCGAGATTTTGCGATGGCCAGAAAATCGAGTCACAGCCGTTCCACTGGCACCCGCGGAAGTTTTTCGGCCCAGACCTCGAGAACACGTGGCGGCCACATGCAGGGCTCTTGGCCTGCCCGAAGACTATCTGCTTTTCGTTGGTTCTTTGGAACCCCGGAAAAACATTGGTCTTGTGATTGAAGCTTTGGAACGATGCCGATTCGCCATTCCGCTTGTGCTCGTCGGTTGGGAAGCATGGGGTGAGAAGCGTTGGCTGGAAGCGGCCCGATCTAAGGGGCTGGAAAAAAGAATCATGATTGTGGGTTACGTGGATGACGAAACCTTGGCTCGCCTTTATTCGGGAGCCACCGCTCTTGTTTACCCCAGCTTGTATGAAGGCTTCGGTCTACCCATTCTGGAAGCCATGGCGTGTGGATGCCCGGTCATTTGTTCCAATGTCTCCAGCATGCCTGAAGTAGCCGGGGATGCCGCGAGGTTGATTGACCCTTTCGATGCTGAGGATTTAGCTGCCGCCATCGATGAAGTGACCGATTCTTCAGCGTACCGTGCTCATCTTTCTCAGAAGGGTCTTCGACGTGCCGCCGCGTTCAGTTGGACTCAAACAGCCCGGAAGACTCTTGCTGTTTTTCGCAAAGTGCTCGAAAAAAACCGCGTGTCTTAA
- the gmd gene encoding GDP-mannose 4,6-dehydratase, which yields MTKRAFITGITGQDAAYLAELLLEKGYEVYGAYRRSASVNLWRLHELGLDGKVQLIPMDLLELTNIMRTIQKVQPDEIYNLAAQSFVGVSFDQLIYTTNVNAVGVAYLLESVRTLRPEARIYQASTSEMFGKAREVPQNERTPFHPRSPYAVAKLYGHWITVNYREAHGMHASSGILFNHESPLRGREFVTRKITASLAKIKHNQQEVLELGNLEAKRDWGYAGDYVQGMWLMLQQREPDDYVLATGESHSVREFVEKAAECLGFQIEWEGEGVDTRGIDRNSGKVIVRVNPAFYRPAEVDYLLGDASKAKERLGWEPTVHFDALVEMMARADNDRAARGELQSLNF from the coding sequence ATGACAAAACGGGCGTTTATCACGGGAATTACCGGTCAGGATGCGGCGTATCTGGCGGAACTGCTGCTGGAAAAAGGCTATGAGGTTTATGGGGCTTACAGAAGAAGCGCTTCCGTAAATCTTTGGCGGCTTCATGAATTAGGGCTGGACGGAAAGGTTCAGTTGATCCCCATGGATCTTTTGGAACTCACAAACATCATGCGAACCATCCAGAAAGTTCAGCCGGATGAGATCTATAACCTGGCGGCCCAAAGCTTTGTGGGGGTTTCTTTCGACCAGCTGATTTACACAACCAATGTGAACGCCGTCGGCGTGGCCTACCTTCTGGAATCGGTACGCACTCTTCGACCTGAGGCTCGCATTTATCAGGCTTCGACGTCCGAGATGTTCGGCAAGGCTCGAGAAGTTCCTCAAAACGAAAGAACCCCTTTCCATCCGAGAAGTCCTTACGCCGTGGCCAAGCTTTACGGCCACTGGATCACGGTGAATTACCGGGAAGCCCACGGCATGCATGCTTCTTCGGGGATCCTTTTCAACCATGAATCACCGCTTCGAGGGCGGGAGTTCGTGACCCGAAAGATTACAGCGAGCCTTGCCAAGATCAAGCACAACCAGCAAGAGGTGCTGGAACTGGGGAACCTGGAAGCCAAGCGGGATTGGGGTTACGCAGGTGATTACGTCCAAGGGATGTGGCTCATGCTTCAGCAACGGGAACCGGACGATTACGTGCTGGCCACCGGAGAAAGCCACTCGGTTCGAGAATTCGTGGAAAAGGCTGCGGAATGCCTCGGCTTTCAAATCGAATGGGAAGGCGAGGGCGTTGACACGCGTGGGATAGACAGAAACAGTGGTAAAGTCATTGTGCGTGTGAATCCGGCGTTCTATCGGCCGGCCGAGGTGGATTATCTGCTGGGTGATGCATCCAAAGCAAAGGAACGACTGGGTTGGGAACCCACAGTACACTTTGATGCCCTGGTGGAGATGATGGCTCGAGCCGACAACGACCGCGCAGCCCGAGGTGAACTTCAGTCTTTAAATTTCTAA
- the era gene encoding GTPase Era → MEKNSYKSGFVALVGAPNVGKSTLMNQILKEKISITCSKPQTTRNRILGIYTTPRSQMVFVDTPGIHRARDTFNKILVETALGVLSDVDAVAFIVDVTAKGMDLDRFVLQCMEKLATPVILVLNKVDLVKDKAMLLPLMQRYTEMRSFEAVVPLSALTGDGVSELLDELEKLLPEGPRYYPEDMVTDQPERFLVAEIIREKVFHLTEEEIPYATAVTVDVFKEEPEKPLIRIEATIHVERDSQKGIIIGKGGARLKEIGRQAREDVERLLGCKVYLGLYVRVQKNWRRDRRVLGEFGYRLPRGG, encoded by the coding sequence ATGGAGAAAAATTCATACAAGTCGGGGTTTGTGGCGTTGGTGGGGGCGCCCAATGTGGGAAAATCCACGCTTATGAACCAGATCCTCAAGGAAAAGATATCCATTACATGCTCCAAGCCGCAGACCACTCGAAACCGAATCCTGGGGATTTACACCACACCTAGGTCGCAAATGGTGTTTGTGGACACTCCGGGGATTCATCGGGCCCGCGATACCTTTAACAAGATTCTGGTGGAAACGGCTCTGGGGGTCTTGAGTGACGTGGATGCTGTCGCCTTCATCGTGGATGTGACCGCCAAGGGCATGGATCTGGACCGGTTCGTGCTGCAATGCATGGAAAAACTGGCCACGCCGGTCATTCTTGTGCTGAACAAGGTGGATCTTGTCAAAGACAAGGCCATGCTTTTGCCTTTGATGCAGCGCTACACGGAAATGAGGTCTTTTGAAGCCGTGGTTCCCCTCTCCGCCCTGACAGGGGACGGTGTTTCGGAACTTCTGGACGAACTGGAAAAGCTGCTTCCTGAAGGACCTCGGTACTATCCGGAAGATATGGTCACGGATCAGCCCGAGAGATTTCTGGTGGCGGAGATCATTCGAGAGAAGGTGTTTCATTTGACGGAAGAGGAAATCCCTTATGCGACCGCGGTCACGGTGGATGTGTTCAAAGAGGAGCCGGAAAAGCCTTTGATTCGCATTGAGGCGACCATCCATGTGGAGCGGGATTCGCAGAAGGGGATCATTATTGGCAAGGGCGGGGCGCGCTTGAAAGAAATCGGCCGGCAGGCTCGGGAGGATGTGGAGCGGTTGCTGGGATGCAAGGTGTATCTGGGGTTGTATGTGCGGGTGCAGAAAAACTGGCGGCGGGATCGTCGTGTGTTGGGGGAGTTTGGGTATCGACTGCCTCGGGGCGGGTGA
- a CDS encoding VWA domain-containing protein, translating to MATERTFPFSALVGQDLMKKALLLNVVDPSLGGVLIKGERGTAKSTGVRALADLLPTIRVVENCPFRCDPEIVENLCPWCREKVASGQNLPVVERPVRLVNLPIGTTEDRLLGTIDIEKALKTGVKAFEPGLLAEAHRGILYVDEVNLLNDQIVDLFLDAAASGRNVVEREGISFSHASRFILVGTMNPEEGDLRPQLLDRFGLSVTIRSIESLEERVEIIKRRLAFEADPEGFRSRWAEQDQALAQKIQSARQRLHTVTLTEDLLQLASRIAVAMGTDGHRADIAMIKAARAHSALEGRTSVTEDDLHLAARLALPHRVKKTPLEKAELDEEKLKELLKSEAGTGAGEPQPWVPVHHNVPKASPKAKHSMSPVECVTHLCPTSRTLLAHMPWHRLQPGTHPGRRFLLPLAKHSGTVHGSRWPIAGEHTVDLSLLGTLRAAAPYQAGRRNGNPTANGRPVLAPHDIRLRKRSRKTGLSLVMVVDSSASMRSNDRMSITKGVIDALLQDLYLRRDKLGIVTFRHTTAEVLLPLTHNIRDAATAVDTLPVGGRTPLALGLHLGLRLLLQEKRKNPETVPVMLLFSDGRPNMSAFGADPVDETFHYAREIKRLGIQAIFVDTELDPMAGGCSYEIARRMGAVYLPVDRLLQRR from the coding sequence ATGGCAACGGAACGGACCTTTCCTTTTTCGGCTCTCGTAGGGCAGGACCTTATGAAAAAGGCCCTGCTTCTTAACGTGGTGGATCCGTCCCTGGGGGGTGTGCTCATCAAAGGGGAACGAGGGACGGCTAAATCCACGGGGGTGCGGGCTCTGGCGGATCTCTTGCCCACCATTCGCGTCGTGGAAAACTGCCCGTTTCGCTGTGACCCTGAAATCGTCGAAAACTTGTGCCCTTGGTGCCGTGAAAAGGTTGCTTCCGGGCAAAACCTTCCCGTCGTGGAAAGACCTGTGCGTCTGGTCAATCTGCCTATCGGGACAACGGAAGACCGACTTTTAGGAACCATCGACATCGAAAAGGCCCTGAAAACGGGCGTCAAAGCCTTTGAACCCGGTCTTCTAGCCGAAGCTCACCGCGGGATTCTTTATGTGGACGAGGTCAACCTGTTGAACGATCAGATCGTGGATCTTTTCCTGGATGCGGCCGCTTCAGGTCGCAATGTGGTGGAAAGGGAAGGAATCAGTTTCAGTCATGCCAGCCGGTTCATTCTGGTGGGCACCATGAACCCGGAAGAAGGGGACCTTCGGCCTCAGCTTTTGGATCGATTCGGGCTTTCGGTGACCATACGAAGCATTGAATCCTTGGAAGAACGCGTGGAAATCATCAAACGTCGGCTGGCGTTTGAAGCGGATCCGGAAGGTTTTCGGTCTCGGTGGGCTGAACAGGATCAGGCTCTGGCTCAAAAGATTCAGTCGGCTCGACAACGACTCCACACCGTCACCCTCACCGAGGATCTTCTGCAATTGGCTTCTCGAATCGCTGTGGCCATGGGAACCGATGGGCATCGAGCCGACATCGCCATGATCAAGGCGGCACGAGCGCACTCGGCTTTGGAAGGTCGAACCAGTGTGACCGAGGACGATCTTCATCTGGCGGCCCGTCTGGCTCTGCCGCATCGCGTGAAAAAAACGCCTTTGGAAAAAGCCGAACTGGATGAGGAAAAACTGAAGGAGCTCCTGAAATCGGAAGCCGGCACGGGAGCCGGAGAACCGCAGCCTTGGGTTCCTGTGCACCACAATGTCCCTAAGGCCTCCCCCAAAGCCAAGCATTCCATGTCTCCCGTGGAATGTGTCACCCATCTATGCCCGACCAGTCGCACCCTTCTGGCTCACATGCCTTGGCATCGCCTTCAGCCGGGCACCCATCCGGGAAGACGGTTTCTGCTTCCCTTGGCGAAACATTCAGGAACCGTCCACGGGTCGAGATGGCCCATAGCGGGGGAACACACCGTCGATCTCTCGCTTCTCGGCACTTTGAGGGCCGCCGCTCCGTATCAAGCCGGCCGTCGCAACGGAAATCCTACGGCCAATGGCCGGCCTGTTTTGGCCCCCCACGATATTCGGCTTCGCAAAAGATCTCGAAAAACAGGCCTTTCCCTGGTGATGGTGGTGGATTCCAGCGCGAGCATGCGAAGCAATGACCGCATGTCCATCACCAAAGGGGTTATTGACGCATTGTTGCAGGATCTTTACCTGCGTCGCGATAAACTGGGCATCGTCACGTTTCGGCACACCACGGCCGAAGTCTTGCTGCCGCTTACCCACAATATTCGAGATGCCGCTACGGCTGTGGATACCTTGCCCGTAGGAGGCCGTACGCCTCTTGCTCTGGGACTTCACCTCGGGCTTCGGTTGCTTCTTCAAGAAAAACGAAAAAATCCGGAAACCGTGCCCGTGATGCTTCTCTTTTCCGACGGCCGTCCGAACATGAGCGCCTTCGGGGCCGATCCTGTGGATGAAACCTTTCATTATGCGCGGGAAATTAAAAGGCTGGGGATTCAAGCCATTTTTGTGGACACGGAACTGGATCCCATGGCCGGAGGCTGCTCGTATGAAATCGCGCGCCGCATGGGCGCCGTCTATCTTCCCGTGGACCGTTTGCTGCAACGTCGGTAA
- a CDS encoding glycosyltransferase family 2 protein gives MEYFWVVIPAHNEAASIGDLVRGIHALFPATVVVVDDQSTDETAQNASEAGAIVLSLSIHLGAWCSAQTGIRYALAHGCRHLVTMDGDGQHRPQDIPRILRPLLEGEADVVIGSCVERGSAARKFAWHIFRRITGLDLGDLTSGFRAYNREALEILAGREATLLDYQDVGVLLFLKRFGLRFSEVPVTMNPRKNGHSRVFHTWRAVLWYLLYSGLISVSKRPYPVLGCIVDTLSFDRRAGNTS, from the coding sequence ATGGAATATTTCTGGGTGGTGATTCCAGCACATAACGAGGCCGCTTCCATCGGGGATTTGGTCCGCGGGATTCATGCGCTGTTTCCGGCAACGGTGGTGGTGGTCGACGATCAGAGCACCGATGAAACAGCTCAAAATGCCTCGGAAGCCGGTGCCATCGTGCTTTCGCTTTCCATACATCTAGGCGCATGGTGTTCGGCTCAAACCGGTATTCGATACGCTTTAGCCCATGGATGCCGTCATCTGGTCACCATGGACGGGGACGGCCAGCATCGCCCGCAAGATATTCCCCGCATTCTGCGCCCTTTGCTGGAGGGGGAAGCCGACGTGGTCATCGGGTCCTGTGTGGAACGCGGCAGCGCCGCTAGAAAGTTCGCCTGGCATATTTTTCGGCGCATCACAGGTCTTGATTTGGGCGATCTCACTTCCGGCTTTCGTGCCTACAATCGTGAAGCCCTGGAAATCCTTGCCGGTCGGGAAGCCACCTTACTGGATTATCAGGATGTAGGAGTTCTTCTTTTTTTGAAGCGTTTCGGGCTTCGCTTTTCTGAAGTGCCTGTAACCATGAATCCTCGAAAAAACGGCCACAGCCGAGTCTTTCACACGTGGCGGGCCGTTCTCTGGTACCTTCTCTATTCCGGGCTCATTTCGGTGAGCAAGCGACCTTATCCCGTCTTGGGCTGCATTGTCGACACCCTCTCCTTCGATCGGCGGGCAGGAAACACATCATGA
- a CDS encoding DUF2304 domain-containing protein has protein sequence MKPSPQWVSSVIGILVCVIILSLLRRDRLQVRYALWWLSVAAAAFLLGMFPWIMDDVGRLLGVHYPPVLVLVAATALLFLKSLTQDMDRCRREQNMRRLAQRLAILEARLEAMEKKRCADTEEKPLNMPETDEKPP, from the coding sequence ATGAAACCGTCCCCGCAATGGGTATCGTCCGTCATCGGCATTCTGGTCTGCGTCATTATCCTCTCCCTTCTTCGAAGGGATCGCCTGCAGGTCCGCTATGCCTTGTGGTGGCTCAGTGTCGCGGCCGCAGCTTTTTTATTGGGCATGTTTCCGTGGATTATGGACGATGTGGGCAGGCTTTTAGGAGTGCATTATCCGCCGGTTCTTGTTCTCGTTGCGGCTACTGCGTTGCTGTTTCTGAAAAGTCTGACGCAAGACATGGATCGATGCCGCCGGGAACAGAACATGAGACGCCTCGCACAACGTCTGGCTATCCTGGAAGCGCGTCTGGAAGCCATGGAAAAGAAAAGGTGTGCGGACACAGAGGAGAAGCCCTTGAACATGCCGGAAACCGATGAAAAACCGCCGTGA
- the mce gene encoding methylmalonyl-CoA epimerase, with amino-acid sequence MKVLKVDHIGIAVKSIDEAQKLYHQLLGLPDHGRETVEEQKVTTAFFPVGDTEVELLESTAPDGPVAKFIEKKGEGVHHIAFRVDNIEAALEELKAQGVQLIDQTPRKGAGGARIAFLHPKSTYGVLVELCERKDH; translated from the coding sequence ATGAAAGTACTCAAAGTGGACCACATCGGCATAGCCGTCAAATCCATCGACGAAGCCCAAAAACTCTACCACCAGCTTCTGGGCCTGCCCGATCACGGCCGGGAAACCGTGGAAGAACAAAAGGTCACCACGGCCTTTTTCCCCGTTGGAGACACGGAAGTGGAACTTCTGGAATCCACGGCTCCGGACGGGCCTGTAGCCAAATTCATTGAAAAAAAAGGTGAAGGCGTGCACCATATCGCGTTTCGAGTGGACAACATCGAGGCGGCCCTGGAAGAACTGAAAGCCCAGGGGGTTCAGTTGATTGATCAAACGCCGAGAAAGGGTGCTGGAGGGGCCCGTATCGCCTTTTTGCATCCCAAGTCCACTTACGGCGTTCTCGTAGAACTGTGTGAACGCAAAGATCATTAG
- a CDS encoding GxxExxY protein, whose protein sequence is MDLNELPSKGIGAAIEGHRHLGPGLLESIYEECLAHELYLRGMAFKRQEPLPLFYKGRKSKTDRRRWRGSVGCGGVSAP, encoded by the coding sequence ATGGATCTGAACGAACTCCCATCCAAGGGGATCGGAGCGGCCATTGAAGGGCATCGGCACTTAGGGCCCGGCCTTTTGGAATCCATCTATGAAGAGTGCCTGGCCCATGAACTTTACCTGCGTGGGATGGCTTTCAAGCGACAGGAACCTCTGCCCCTTTTCTACAAGGGCCGAAAAAGCAAAACTGATCGGCGCCGATGGCGCGGGTCCGTGGGCTGTGGCGGCGTCTCAGCGCCATAG
- a CDS encoding glycosyltransferase family 4 protein, which translates to MCCQTMHLVFTVNADWVFRIHFLPFARRLRDEGFQITLIARDTGDAFAIRQQGLKFIHWPVSRSGKNPVLEAYSLCALFRHYRALGPDIVHHIGVKAVSYGSVVSRIFHIPAVHMFIGLGFTFRNDQGRSTRLFLQPWLRRLPTDRRSVLVFQNEADRAYALGHGWGVRDRSYVVGGVGVDTGSFSFEPEPAFPPYQVLLASRMLWDKGVGEFVEAARILRRKWGSRVRFILAGECDTGNPAAVPRKTLDAWKREGIVQWLGFCYGMPQLLKTSHLVVLPSYYGEGVPKILLEAAMAGRAAVTTDWPGCRDAVVDQETGVLVPVRNVRALAEAIDFLLENSDVRRRMGENARRRAEAEFTVEEFTQKMLAVYSRVLHGAS; encoded by the coding sequence GTGTGTTGCCAAACCATGCATCTTGTTTTTACCGTCAATGCCGACTGGGTTTTTCGTATCCACTTTCTTCCTTTTGCCCGACGGTTGAGGGATGAGGGCTTTCAGATCACCTTGATTGCTCGAGATACGGGGGACGCTTTCGCCATTCGCCAACAGGGCCTGAAGTTCATTCACTGGCCGGTATCACGATCCGGAAAGAACCCCGTTTTGGAAGCCTATTCTCTATGTGCTCTGTTCCGTCACTATCGTGCCTTGGGCCCTGACATCGTGCACCATATCGGTGTGAAGGCCGTGTCGTACGGTTCGGTTGTTTCCCGCATTTTTCATATTCCAGCCGTTCACATGTTTATTGGGTTAGGATTCACCTTTCGCAACGATCAAGGCCGATCTACTCGTCTCTTTCTTCAACCTTGGCTTCGACGGTTGCCGACGGATCGTCGCAGTGTTTTGGTTTTTCAAAATGAAGCGGACCGAGCCTACGCTTTGGGTCATGGTTGGGGGGTACGCGACCGCTCCTATGTCGTCGGGGGAGTGGGCGTAGATACCGGGTCTTTTTCTTTTGAGCCGGAGCCTGCTTTTCCTCCTTACCAGGTGCTTTTGGCTTCTCGAATGTTGTGGGACAAAGGTGTTGGAGAGTTCGTGGAAGCGGCAAGGATTTTGAGAAGGAAATGGGGGTCAAGAGTTCGATTTATCCTTGCCGGTGAATGTGATACAGGGAACCCGGCCGCGGTGCCGCGCAAGACTTTAGATGCGTGGAAGAGGGAAGGGATTGTGCAATGGTTGGGTTTTTGTTATGGGATGCCGCAGCTGCTCAAGACGTCGCACCTGGTGGTCCTTCCGTCCTATTACGGAGAAGGGGTGCCGAAGATTCTTCTAGAAGCGGCCATGGCCGGCCGAGCGGCCGTCACGACCGATTGGCCGGGATGTCGTGATGCGGTTGTGGATCAGGAAACAGGTGTTTTGGTTCCCGTACGGAACGTGCGGGCCTTGGCTGAGGCCATCGATTTTCTTTTAGAAAATTCTGATGTGCGCCGGCGGATGGGAGAAAACGCCAGAAGGCGAGCGGAAGCGGAATTTACCGTGGAAGAATTTACACAAAAAATGCTGGCAGTTTACTCAAGGGTGCTCCATGGTGCCTCATAA
- a CDS encoding glycosyltransferase family 2 protein — MARSDRPSVAVLMATYNGEKYVAQQVQSLAAQSFDNLHLYVRDDGSTDRTVSIVLETLNRGGRRLPLELEEGEHVGVPHAFFHLLLHAPSSHDYYAFADQDDIWFPTKVQHALETLRPLEDGLPLLYFCRQRYVTEDLTPAGYSPLVKNPGLANALVQNPAKGCTQVFNRAAFELVRENLPSSVPWHDWWVYLTVAAMGKVVFDPRIEIDYRLHKKSTIGEVMNPLAKTLKRLARLLLYGNLQARFQAEVFLKTHAGKLPMQAERMIRRFVEGQRHFKDRFRYAFSMDVCRLDPWENVALRFLILMNRS, encoded by the coding sequence ATGGCACGTTCGGATCGACCCAGTGTGGCCGTTCTAATGGCAACATACAATGGAGAAAAGTATGTGGCCCAACAGGTCCAAAGCCTTGCGGCCCAGTCTTTCGACAACCTTCATCTTTATGTCCGGGACGATGGTTCTACAGATAGGACCGTATCTATCGTTTTGGAAACTCTGAATCGGGGGGGGCGACGCCTTCCTTTGGAACTCGAGGAAGGTGAGCACGTAGGTGTTCCCCATGCCTTTTTTCATCTCCTGCTCCACGCCCCTTCGTCCCACGACTACTACGCCTTTGCCGACCAAGACGATATCTGGTTTCCGACGAAAGTCCAGCACGCCTTAGAAACACTGCGGCCGTTGGAAGACGGTCTCCCGCTGCTTTACTTTTGCCGACAACGCTATGTGACGGAAGATTTGACCCCTGCGGGATACTCGCCTCTGGTGAAGAACCCCGGCTTAGCCAATGCTCTTGTGCAAAATCCCGCAAAGGGATGCACCCAGGTCTTTAATAGAGCCGCCTTTGAGCTTGTCCGAGAAAATCTTCCCTCAAGTGTTCCATGGCATGATTGGTGGGTGTATCTGACAGTTGCCGCAATGGGTAAAGTGGTCTTTGACCCGAGAATTGAAATCGACTATAGGTTGCACAAAAAGAGCACCATTGGGGAAGTCATGAACCCTCTTGCGAAAACACTCAAGAGATTGGCAAGGCTCTTGCTATACGGAAACCTTCAGGCTCGATTCCAAGCCGAGGTTTTCCTTAAGACCCATGCGGGGAAACTGCCCATGCAAGCTGAACGAATGATCCGACGCTTTGTTGAGGGGCAGCGTCATTTCAAGGATCGTTTTCGCTACGCTTTCAGCATGGACGTTTGCAGGCTGGATCCCTGGGAAAATGTGGCTCTTCGCTTTCTTATCCTCATGAACCGATCGTGA
- a CDS encoding GxxExxY protein — protein sequence MDLNELTSKGIGAAIEVHRHLGPGLLESVYEECLVYELHLRGMAFKRQEPLPLFSKGRKSKTDRRRRRRPVGCGGVSAPQPTQGRTAGRPCLRALRVSAVPS from the coding sequence ATGGATCTGAACGAACTCACATCCAAGGGGATCGGAGCGGCCATTGAAGTGCATCGGCACCTAGGGCCAGGCCTTTTGGAATCCGTCTACGAAGAGTGCCTGGTCTATGAACTTCACCTACGTGGGATGGCTTTCAAGCGACAGGAACCTTTACCCCTTTTCTCCAAGGGCCGAAAAAGCAAAACTGATCGGCGCCGAAGGCGCCGGCCCGTGGGCTGTGGCGGCGTCTCAGCGCCACAGCCCACGCAGGGGCGCACGGCAGGGCGCCCCTGCCTCCGCGCCCTCCGCGTCTCTGCGGTGCCTTCTTAA
- a CDS encoding GDP-mannose 4,6-dehydratase codes for MAYGKSESPREPKKVLITGGAGFIGSHLVDRFLNEGCIVTAVDDLSTGKLENIAHQKGNANFRFVIDTILNEAAMDALVAQCDEVYHLAAAVGVKLIMNRPVETLETNVRGTEVVLRCANRHKKKVLITSTSEVYGKAMDDNGGAPLKEDGDSLIGPTSRRRWAYACSKALDEFLALAYHEEKKLPVIIVRLFNTVGPRQTGQYGMVVPNFVQKALLNKPIIVYGDGSQSRSFTHVSDVVEALVRLMAEPRAVGQVVNVGNPQEITIRELAELVKEMTGSRSEIEYIPYDRAYGPGFEDMRRRCPDITKLKELTGFTPQVDLRGIIQSVIAYYQS; via the coding sequence ATGGCTTACGGAAAAAGCGAATCACCTCGTGAACCGAAGAAAGTTTTGATCACGGGAGGAGCCGGTTTTATCGGATCCCACCTCGTGGATCGTTTCCTGAACGAGGGGTGCATTGTCACGGCTGTGGATGATTTGTCCACGGGAAAGCTGGAAAACATTGCACATCAAAAAGGAAATGCAAACTTTCGGTTTGTTATCGATACCATTTTGAATGAAGCTGCCATGGACGCTTTGGTGGCTCAGTGTGATGAAGTTTACCATTTGGCGGCGGCTGTCGGGGTCAAGCTCATCATGAACCGCCCCGTGGAAACCCTGGAAACCAATGTGCGAGGGACCGAAGTGGTGTTGCGGTGCGCCAACCGGCACAAGAAGAAGGTGCTCATCACCTCCACATCGGAAGTGTACGGCAAGGCCATGGACGATAACGGGGGTGCGCCGCTCAAGGAAGACGGGGACAGCCTTATCGGGCCCACTTCACGACGTCGCTGGGCCTATGCCTGTTCCAAGGCCTTGGATGAATTTTTGGCTTTGGCTTACCATGAAGAAAAAAAGCTTCCGGTGATCATCGTACGCCTTTTCAACACGGTAGGGCCTCGACAAACAGGCCAGTACGGGATGGTGGTCCCCAATTTCGTCCAGAAGGCGCTCCTGAACAAACCCATTATTGTTTATGGGGATGGATCCCAATCCCGATCCTTTACCCATGTTTCCGATGTGGTGGAAGCTTTGGTACGCCTTATGGCGGAACCCCGAGCCGTAGGACAGGTTGTCAACGTGGGAAACCCTCAGGAAATCACCATACGTGAGCTGGCCGAGCTGGTGAAAGAAATGACGGGAAGTCGTTCGGAAATCGAGTATATTCCGTATGACCGGGCTTACGGTCCGGGTTTTGAGGACATGCGACGACGCTGTCCGGACATTACAAAACTGAAGGAACTGACCGGTTTTACCCCTCAGGTGGACCTAAGGGGCATTATTCAAAGCGTGATTGCGTACTATCAGAGCTGA